A stretch of DNA from Chloroflexota bacterium:
GCCGCGATGCTGTTCATGGTCCCCTTCGTGTGTCTCATGATCTTCATTTATTCGGTGGGGTACATGACCTTCCCCGGCCACCTCCCGCGGAGCCTGAACGTTGACGGGCTGGATCCGCGCTACTCCCGGTTCTTCGCCTACATCTCCCTCTTCGCCTTCGGCATGCTGGGACTGGTGGTGGCGGAGAACCTGCTCATGCTCTTCATCTTCTGGGAGGTCATGGGCCTCTGCTCGTATTTGCTCATCGGGTTCTGGTTTGAGAAGACGTCCGCCTACAAGGCCGGGCTGAAGGCGTTCATTACCACTCGCGTCGGCGATACCATCATGTTGGCGGGTATGGTGCTGCTGTTCGCCCAGTCCGGCTCCCTGGCCTTCGCCGACATCTTCGCCCCGGAGAACCTGGAGCGGCTGGCGTCCACTACGGTGAACGTCCCCCTGTTCGGCCCCACCCCCTGGGCGACGGTGCTGGCCATCCTGATCTTCTTCGGCGCCATTGGCAAAAGCGCCCAGTTCCCGCTCCACGTCTGGCTTCCGGACGCCATGGAGGGCCCGACGCCGGTCTCCGCCTTGATCCACGCCGCCACCATGGTCTCGGCCGGCGTGTACCTGATGATCCGCATGTTTCCGCTGGTGCAGGCGGTGGAGCATGGGCCGGCGCTCTCCTTCGTCGCCTTCATTGGGGCCTTCACCGCGCTGTTCGCTGCCAGCATCGCCGTAGCCCAGAACGATATCAAGCGGGTGCTGGCCTATTCCACCATCTCCCAGCTCGGCTACATGTTCGCCGCGCTGGGCATCGGCGCCTATGTCGCTGCCGTGTTCCACCTGCTGACGCACGCCTTCTTCAAGGCGCTGCTGTTCCTGGGTTCCGGGTCGGTGATCCACGCGATGGAGCATGGGCACCATGCGGCCGCGGAGCACGAGCCCGGCGGGCATGACGAGCACGACTTCGATCCGAATGATATGCGCAACATGGGCGGCCTCTTCGGGAAGATGCCCATCACGGCGTTGACCTTCATCGCGGGCGGGTTGGCGCTATCCGGCTTCCCGCTGGTGACGGCCGGCTTCTGGTCCAAGGACGAGATCCTGTCCGACGCCTGGGCCAATGGCCACTCGCTGGTGTTCTGGACGCTGGCGCTGGCGGCGTTGCTGACCGCCTTCTACACAGGGCGCCAGTTCTTCCTGGTCTTCTTCGGATCGCCGCGAACGGCCGCCGCCCGGCATGCGCATGAGAGCACGCGATCCATGACGTATCCCCTGATCGTGTTGGCGTTCTTCGCCATCGCCGGGGGGTGGATCGGCATCCCGGAGAGCTTCCCGGGGCTGGGCGGTATCCTGGGGAACCCCTTCCATCACTTCATCGGGAGCCTGGCGGAGGCGTTGCACATTGAGGCGACCGCTCTGCCGTTCAACATCGCCCCGGTGAGCATCTCCATCCTGGCGGCGCTGGGCGGGCTGGCCCTGGCGTGGATGGTCTACGGGAACCGGCCGGCCACCAGCCCGGAGACCCCGGACCCGCTGGAGGAGCCGCTGGGCCGCCTGTATGTGGTGCTGCAGAACAAGTACTACTTCGATGAGCTGTATGCCGCTACGGTGGTGCGCTTCGCCATCTGGCTGTCCGGTGTGCTGTTGAACCTGGACCAGAAGTGGGCGATCGATCCGTTCGTGAACCTGGTGGGGCGCTTTGGGCGCTGGCTCGCTACCAGCCTGCGACGGCTGGTGGATGAGCCCATCATCGATGGGCTGGTGAACGGCGTGGGGACGGTCACCAGCGCGCTGGGGGCGTTCCTCCGCCTCGTTCAGACGGGGCGTGTGCAGAATTATCTGGTTATTCTGTTGATCACGGTATTGGTGCTGTTGGCGCTCTACACGATGCCCGGCTTCTAGCATCGCTCGGAACCTCTCGGCCTAGGAGGACGATTCGATGAGCTTTCCGATCCTGTCGCTGATCACGTTTGTGCCCTTATTGGGCTCGATCCTTTGCCTGCTTCCCTGGAGCCAGTGGAAGGGGTGGAGCAAGGATCAGGAGGAGGACTTCATTCGCAAGCTGGCCATCGTCGTCAGCTTGATCCCCCTGATTCTGGCCATCTATCTTTGGGCCGCCTATGACAAGGCCGTGGGAGGCTACCAGTTCGAGGAGATGGCCGCCTGGATCCCGGCGTTGGGGGTCAACTATCACATGGGCGTCGATGGCCTCAGCGTGCCATTGGTGTTCCTGACCGCCCTGCTCACCACGTTGGGGTTGTATTACTCCTCGCGCGTGATCAAGCGCCGCGTGCGTGAGTTCTTCATGCTCTTCCTCATGCTGGAGATGGGCATGATGGGCGTGTTCGTCTCCCTGGACTTCGTCCTCTTCTACGTGTTCTGGGAGATCGGCCTGGTGCCCATGTACTTCCTGATCGGCATTTGGGGGCAGGAGAAGGATCGGCCTCAGTATTCCGCGATCAAGTTCTTCCTCTACACGTTGGTGGGGTCGGTGGCGATGCTGCTGGCCATCCTGGGGATCTACTTCGACACGGGCACGTTCGATATCGTGCGGGCGGCCGAGCTGCGGCCCTTCTCCGACAACCTGACCCTGGCCAGCCTGGCGTTCTGGGGATTCTTCCTGGCCTTCGCCATCAAGATGCCGGCCTGGCCGTTCCACACCTGGTTGCCCGATGCCCACACGGCGGCGCCCACGGCCGGGTCCGTGATCCTGGCGGGCGTTTTGCTGAAGCTGGGCGCCTACGGCTTGATCCGGATCAACCTGCCCGTCTTCCCCGAGGCGTCCAAGACCTGGGCCCCGCTGATGGTGGCCCTGGGGGTGATCTCCATCGTTTATGGGGCGTTCGTCTGCATGGCGCAGACGGACCTGAAGCGACTGATCGCCTATTCCTCCGTGAGCCACATGGGGTATGTGATGCTGGGGGTGGGCGCGGCCGCCTTCGCCATCGGCATGACGCGCCCGGGCATCATGGACAGCGCGGCCATGGCGTTGAACGGCGCCGCGTTGCAGATGTTCAACCATGGCATCATCACAGGGGGCCTCTTCTTCCTGGTGGGCGTGATCTACGAGCGGGCTCACACCCGGGAGTTGAATCAATTCGGAGGGCTGAGCGCCAAGGTGCCCTACTTCTACGGGATCATGATGGTCACGGGGCTCGCCTCGCTGGGGCTGCCCGGACTGGCCGGCTTCTGGAGCGAGTTCTTCGTGTTCCGGGGCGCCTTCGATATCGTCCGGGTGTGGGCGGCCATCGGTGTGATCGGCATCGTCATCACGGCGGCGTACATCCTGTGGCGGATCATCCAGAGCGTCTTCCTAGGCCAGTATGATCCGCAGAAGATCACCCATTGGACGAACCTG
This window harbors:
- a CDS encoding NADH-quinone oxidoreductase subunit M, which codes for MSFPILSLITFVPLLGSILCLLPWSQWKGWSKDQEEDFIRKLAIVVSLIPLILAIYLWAAYDKAVGGYQFEEMAAWIPALGVNYHMGVDGLSVPLVFLTALLTTLGLYYSSRVIKRRVREFFMLFLMLEMGMMGVFVSLDFVLFYVFWEIGLVPMYFLIGIWGQEKDRPQYSAIKFFLYTLVGSVAMLLAILGIYFDTGTFDIVRAAELRPFSDNLTLASLAFWGFFLAFAIKMPAWPFHTWLPDAHTAAPTAGSVILAGVLLKLGAYGLIRINLPVFPEASKTWAPLMVALGVISIVYGAFVCMAQTDLKRLIAYSSVSHMGYVMLGVGAAAFAIGMTRPGIMDSAAMALNGAALQMFNHGIITGGLFFLVGVIYERAHTRELNQFGGLSAKVPYFYGIMMVTGLASLGLPGLAGFWSEFFVFRGAFDIVRVWAAIGVIGIVITAAYILWRIIQSVFLGQYDPQKITHWTNLADGSEVHEPTDMLGFEKATLWPLVFFMILFGVYPTPILNFFNGVTTALMKAL
- the nuoL gene encoding NADH-quinone oxidoreductase subunit L, with product MSEIPFNLTWLIPLPPLLAFLIIVLITNPNKRLSSRVAILGVALSWLLGWWVFLASVAIPHFGEHPIRLAVDWLPAASVSMTMGVAVDPLTAAMLFMVPFVCLMIFIYSVGYMTFPGHLPRSLNVDGLDPRYSRFFAYISLFAFGMLGLVVAENLLMLFIFWEVMGLCSYLLIGFWFEKTSAYKAGLKAFITTRVGDTIMLAGMVLLFAQSGSLAFADIFAPENLERLASTTVNVPLFGPTPWATVLAILIFFGAIGKSAQFPLHVWLPDAMEGPTPVSALIHAATMVSAGVYLMIRMFPLVQAVEHGPALSFVAFIGAFTALFAASIAVAQNDIKRVLAYSTISQLGYMFAALGIGAYVAAVFHLLTHAFFKALLFLGSGSVIHAMEHGHHAAAEHEPGGHDEHDFDPNDMRNMGGLFGKMPITALTFIAGGLALSGFPLVTAGFWSKDEILSDAWANGHSLVFWTLALAALLTAFYTGRQFFLVFFGSPRTAAARHAHESTRSMTYPLIVLAFFAIAGGWIGIPESFPGLGGILGNPFHHFIGSLAEALHIEATALPFNIAPVSISILAALGGLALAWMVYGNRPATSPETPDPLEEPLGRLYVVLQNKYYFDELYAATVVRFAIWLSGVLLNLDQKWAIDPFVNLVGRFGRWLATSLRRLVDEPIIDGLVNGVGTVTSALGAFLRLVQTGRVQNYLVILLITVLVLLALYTMPGF